DNA sequence from the Cetobacterium somerae ATCC BAA-474 genome:
NNNNNNNNNNNNNNNNNNNNNNNNNNGCTGTTGCTAAAATTGCAACTGGAAGAAAAAACCTTCAAACTTATGGAGAGAAGATGTTTACAGAATCTACTCCACTAGATCCAAGAAGTCCATATTCAGCATCTAAAACAGCATCTGATATGATAGTTATGGCCTATGGAGAAACATATAAGTTTCCATTTAATATAACAAGATGTAGCAATAACTATGGACCATATCACTTCCCAGAGAAGCTAATTCCACTAATTATTAAAAATATTTTAGCTGGAAAGAAACTTCCTGTATACGGAAAGGGAGATAATGTAAGAGACTGGTTATATGTAATGGATCACTGTAAAGGTATTGATATGGTTATATCTAATGCTAAA
Encoded proteins:
- a CDS encoding GDP-mannose 4,6-dehydratase, with the translated sequence AVAKIATGRKNLQTYGEKMFTESTPLDPRSPYSASKTASDMIVMAYGETYKFPFNITRCSNNYGPYHFPEKLIPLIIKNILAGKKLPVYGKGDNVRDWLYVMDHCKGIDMVISNAKAHEIYNIGGFNEEQNINIVKLTIDTIARIMKDEPKYQEVLSTDLANIN